The proteins below are encoded in one region of Helianthus annuus cultivar XRQ/B chromosome 2, HanXRQr2.0-SUNRISE, whole genome shotgun sequence:
- the LOC110927065 gene encoding uncharacterized protein LOC110927065, producing MNSDQENNMTMVVAQAQDHDSSSSQSQEVVIPIHKVDEEISTDPTETPNGKNWKKQNLFLEIPSRTTTTTSEPSSSQESVQIKIASTPTPTPKKVNFNLTQSPPETTTNAASVSSSSRTKSSKKSLLPKLNFMNRNTVPDTERTDGNVVPAALASVTHEKSSIPRSWSLTKMFTPQRTSSLPVTPIALSDQGYVLGNSGGSLNLETKVQGHIARSRSVPVLNEYISIKRMDSFFRVIPSTPRVKDSNTVLPTPSPTHDTDNEDEDGEDIPEEEAVCRICLVELCEGGETLKMECSCKGELALAHKDCAVKWFSIKGNKTCDVCHQDVENLPVTLLRIQSSVINRNVGASRSSPVEINGYGDVYRVWQEVPILVIVSMLAYFCFIEQLLVGNMGTSAIALSLPFSCVLGLLSSMTSSTMVRRRFVWLYASIQFAFVVAFAHIFYSVVHVQPVLSILLATFAGCGVAMCGSSIVVEIIRLKRRWQHENNTLDQQMVSQIVLRPQPRHTQTASSSSSNAVPPVHL from the exons GTTGACGAAGAGATATCAACCGATCCAACCGAAACACCAAATGGGAAAAACTGGAAAAAACAAAATCTGTTTCTTGAAATACcatcaagaacaacaacaacaacatcagaACCCTCTTCATCTCAAGAATCTGTTCAAATCAAGATCGCGTCGACACCAACTCCAACTCCTAAGAAAGTAAACTTCAATCTAACGCAAAGCCCGCCAGAAACTACAACAAATGCAGCTTCTGTTAGTAGTTCATCAAGAACCAAATCTTCAAAGAAAAGTTTACTGCCAAAACTGAACTTTATGAACAGGAATACGGTTCCGGATACAGAAAGGACTGATGGTAATGTGGTTCCAGCAGCGTTGGCTTCGGTAACGCATGAGAAGAGTTCAATACCGAGATCATGGTCACTTACGAAAATGTTTACGCCCCAGAGGACGTCTTCTTTGCCTGTTACCCCCATTGCGCTATCGGATCAAGGATATGTACTTGGGAATTCTGGTGGGTCACTTAATTTGGAG ACTAAAGTCCAAGGACATATAGCTCGGTCACGCTCAGTTCCAGTTCTCAACGAATATATAAGTATCAAGCGAATGGATTCTTTTTTCCGCGTGATTCCTTCAACTCCACGAGTAAAAGATTCTAATACCGTTTTACCAACCCCTTCTCCAACCCATGACACGG ACAATGAAGATGAGGATGGCGAAGACATACCCGAAGAAGAAGCCGTTTGTAGGATATGTTTAGTTGAATTATGTGAAGGCGGAGAAACCTTGAAGATGGAATGCAGTTGCAAAGGGGAACTCGCGTTAGCTCATAAAGACTGTGCTGTAAAATGGTTTAGCATCAAAGGTAACAAGACTTGTGATGTGTGTCATCAAGACGTAGAGAACCTACCCGTTACACTTCTAAGGATACAGAGCAGTGTCATAAACCGAAACGTTGGTGCAAGTAGATCTAGCCCCGTGGAAATAAACGGATACGG TGATGTCTATAGGGTGTGGCAAGAAGTGCCGATTCTTGTTATCGTTAGCATGTTGGCATACTTCTGTTTCATTGAGCAGCTTCTC GTTGGGAACATGGGTACGAGTGCGATCGCGCTCTCTCTTCCGTTTTCGTGTGTTTTGGGCCTTCTTTCATCCATGACCTCTTCAACCATGG TTAGAAGAAGATTTGTGTGGCTATACGCATCAATTCAGTTCGCTTTTGTCGTAGCCTTTGCGCATATTTTCTACTCCGTG GTTCATGTGCAGCCCGTTTTGTCGATTCTGCTTGCTACATTTGCAGGGTGTGGGGTTGCCATGTGCGGCAGCTCAATTGTCGTTGAGATTATAAGATTAAAAAGACGATGGCAACATGAGAACAACACTTTAGATCAGCAAATGGTTTCGCAAATTGTTTTACGTCCGCAGCCAAGACACACCCAAACtgcatcctcatcatcatctaaTGCTGTTCCTCCAGTCCACTTATAA